Proteins co-encoded in one Artemia franciscana chromosome 10, ASM3288406v1, whole genome shotgun sequence genomic window:
- the LOC136032356 gene encoding neurotrophin 1-like produces the protein MVEGGVSAAIEADYYLGKKYSDVPEQSADDLVDGLTRYQEEAFDYSYYSGPLVDKTHWIGPEGYICPSDVTYARPKRARNVNGEWRVIVQDVLYYTQTQRMETCLFPGGDCRTIAPCYKSQCLQKYVYHRMLSFDPCDTYKGLFIDIYRLPSACSCHIPY, from the exons ATGGTGGAAGGAGGTGTTTCG GCGGCAATTGAAGCAGATTATTACCTTGGGAAGAAGTACAGCGATGTTCCTGAGCAGTCTGCTGACGACCTTGTTGATGGTCTTACTAGATACCAAGAAGAAGCATTTGACTATTCTTACTACAGCGGTCCTCTGGTTGATAAGACGCACTGGATTGGCCCAGAAGGCTACATCTGTCCCTCTGACGTTACCTATGCGCGTCCAAAACGCGCAAGGAATGTCAATGGTGAATGGCGTGTCATTGTTCAAGATGTCCTCTACTACACGCAAACCCAGAGAATGGAAACTTGCCTTTTCCCTGGTGGTGACTGCAGAACCATCGCCCCTTGCTACAAAAGTCAGTGTTTACAGAAGTATGTCTATCACAGAATGCTGTCTTTTGATCCATGTGATACCTACAAAGGATTGTTTATTGATATTTACAGACTTCCTTCAGCTTGCTCCTGTCACATACCATATTGA